The Halobacterium hubeiense genome contains the following window.
GTCCACGCGGACCACGTCTCGGGCGTCCGGGAACTCGCCGCGGCGACCGGCGCGACGGCAGTCCTCCCGGAAGCGGCCGTCGCGCGCGGCGTCGACTACGACGCGCCGTTCGAGACTGTCGCGGACGGCGACGAGCTGACGGTCGGCGACGCCACCATCGAGGCCGTCCACACGCCCGGCCACACGACCGGCATGACGGCGTACCGCGTCGACGACGCCCTGTTCACCGGCGACGGCCTGTTCACCGAGAGCGTCGCGCGCCCCGACCTCGAAGACCCCGACGCCGCCCGCGACGCCGCCGAGACGCTGTACGACACGCTCCACGAGCGCGTGCTCGCGCACGACGACGACACGCTCGTCGCGCCTGCACACTACGGCGACGGCGCGGTGCGGCGCGAGGACGACACGTACACCGCGCGACTCGGCGAGGTCGTCGACCGCGTGGACGCGCTCTCGCTGGACCGCGAGGCGTTCGTGGAGTTCGTCACCACCGACATGCCGCCGCGGCCCGCGAACCACGAGGACATCGTCGCGACGAACCTCGGCGAGCGCGCGCCCGGCGACGACGAGGCGTTCACGCTCGAACTCGGGCCGAACAACTGCGCGGCCAGCGGGGAGGCCGCGGAGTAGATGACGGGCGCACTCGTCGCGGCCGACCTGTTCCCGCGCGGGGTCGCGCAGTACCTCGTCGGCGGCGTGTTCGTCGGACTCGGCGCCGCCATCATCTACTTCGGCACCGGCATCATCGCGGGCGCGAGCACGTTCCTCGAATCCACGCTGTCGTACGTCTCCGACGTCGACCGGTTCAACCGGGGGAAGTACGTGCGCTCGCGGGACTGGCGGGTCGTGTTCACCGTCGGCATCGTCGCCGGCGCGGCCGTCTACACGCTCGTCTCCGGGAGCGGCGCGTGGACGACTGACGTCCAGTGGTGGCGGCTGCTCGGCGGCGGCGTCCTCGTCGGCGTCGGCACGCGCGTCGGGAAGGGCTGCACGTCCGGGCACGGCGTCTGCGGCGTCGGGTCG
Protein-coding sequences here:
- a CDS encoding YeeE/YedE family protein, with the protein product MTGALVAADLFPRGVAQYLVGGVFVGLGAAIIYFGTGIIAGASTFLESTLSYVSDVDRFNRGKYVRSRDWRVVFTVGIVAGAAVYTLVSGSGAWTTDVQWWRLLGGGVLVGVGTRVGKGCTSGHGVCGVGSLSDASLVNVATFLGVAIGTAQLVQAVGVSP
- a CDS encoding MBL fold metallo-hydrolase, encoding MKPEDFPATDATPDSVAPSELKSRIDAGEDVFVLDVRAASNYEEWHIDGGVESLNVPYFEFLDGLPEDSLAALPEDRTVTVVCAKGASSEFVAGRLLDAGYDAEQLADGMRGWARVYEAREVETGGDATVVQYRRPSSGCLAYLVASNGEGAVIDPLRAFTDAYVEDARERGVSIEYAVDTHVHADHVSGVRELAAATGATAVLPEAAVARGVDYDAPFETVADGDELTVGDATIEAVHTPGHTTGMTAYRVDDALFTGDGLFTESVARPDLEDPDAARDAAETLYDTLHERVLAHDDDTLVAPAHYGDGAVRREDDTYTARLGEVVDRVDALSLDREAFVEFVTTDMPPRPANHEDIVATNLGERAPGDDEAFTLELGPNNCAASGEAAE